The genomic region GATAGCGCCCCCATCCTGGCGTGGTGGCGACGTGATCCTGATGCCCAAGTGAGGCACGCTCCGGCGCACCACCCACGTCCGCTGTTACGGGGGTACCGGGTGCATACCCTGCTGTGCCGGGGTTCGGGCTTGCCGCTGCTCTTTCTCTTGTCTCCCGCGAGCGTGCATGATGCGCCCTTTGTCCGACCGCTGCTTGCCTGGGCAGTCTTGCTCTATCGGCTGCGTCCTCGTATCATCCGCCTGGATGCGGGGTATTGGGGTTTGCGTCTGATTGCCTGGATTCATTCGGCGTTAGGCGCGGAGGCGGTGGTCCCGTGGAATCCCAAACGGCAACGCAACCGCTCCTGCTTGCCACCCACCTGGACCGCCGAGGAACGCGGGCCTACGCACGAGCATTGAACGGTTCTTTGGGCGCGGCTTCAGCCTGTTCAGTTACTTCCGCGTGCCTCGCCCGCCCCTGTGTGGCTGGTCGGCAGTAGCAAGGCGGGTGGCTTTGACCTATACTGCCACGATTGTTGTCGCGCTTCTCTGCCTATCAGGCAGGACGGCCTGATCTCATTCGC from Ktedonobacterales bacterium harbors:
- a CDS encoding transposase: MRHAPAHHPRPLLRGYRVHTLLCRGSGLPLLFLLSPASVHDAPFVRPLLAWAVLLYRLRPRIIRLDAGYWGLRLIAWIHSALGAEAVVPWNPKRQRNRSCLPPTWTAEERGPTHEH